The Fusarium falciforme chromosome 4, complete sequence genomic interval CAGCTGGGAGACAGGTTAGACACAAGTTTGGAGAAAGAAGCGGTCGCGAAAGTGGCCGCGAAGCACAACAACACACgtaccagcagcagcggcggcatcgGCAGGGGACTTTTTAGGATCAGAACCTCCGTCGTTTCCAAGGGGGCTGCGGTCCCTTCCAGGCTCAGATCGACGCGCCGGAGGAGATCGAGAGCGGCGGTCGAATCGCGAGGCCCTCTTGGGCTCTGGTTCGGTCTGGTCGAAGCGCGAGCGCTTCACCGTTCGGCGTTCAGTATCATCCATGGCGCGCGAAGCACGTGTGTGCTCAGGACGAGATTGGGCCGTCTGTCACGAGTCGTGTCTGCCCTTGTAAATCTCTAGAAAAAGAGTCTATTGCGAACGATCCGTGTCGGCGTGTAATGATGCGATTCTTCAAGAGTCTGTGTAAAAAATCGGTAAACGAAGCGCTCGTGTATCGAAGTGGAGCTGTTCTCGTAGATGCGAAAAGAAAGGCTGGTTGGTTTGGTTTGATTTGGTTGGTGAGGGTCTTTCTCCGGCGCCGAAGCCTCACAAAGGTTGTCGTCTCATGCACGGACCTCCATCCAGCCTTCCGCCACACGTGGCTGTGCGAGACATGCGTCGGCGCGAAACCGGCGCCCTTGAGAGCGGGCAGCAGTTTTTGAGGCCGAGATTGAGCACAGGCTTCAGTGTAAAAGGTGAGCAACAAATGCGCCCTCATTGGACGGTTTGTGCTGCTGTGGCGCAGCCTTGCATGGGTTCGTGGACAGATCTGGGGAATCTGATGGCAGTTGGATTGAGAGCTGTACATTTGTGCGACCAGACTGCAGCAGCCATTGTGCGGTCACATGGACAGCGTCACCTCTAAAATTTTGATTTTTCAAAGTTCAGAAACCCGTTAGATTACCTCTATCAACCCTCAAACAACCCTCTCACCAGAAAAAAGCTCCATCCATCCGCTGGGCTTCAGCGCTTTCGCGGGGCTGCGATAACAAGCTCCAGCGGAAACCCCCCCCCTTGCTGAGCTGATCCGTGCCCGCAAACCCCGACCGTCTACCCCATCCACACCTCCTCCGGTCACCGGCCTATCGGTGGCCCATTGATTTTTTCGGCCTTTCCCTTTCCTCCCCTTGAGTCACGATCTCTATCCATCCTTTGCCGGTCCAATTGCTATTTCTACCGCCTCTGGGAAGCATCTTGTTCTGGCTAGAGAACCATCCCGTTCTCCTGTCTCTTCAAGATGGCCTCTCTACGGCCCTTGGCCGCGTCCCTCTGCAGGGCAGTCTCCACGAGGGGTGTCGCCTCTGTGCGGCATAGCTCCTCATCGACCTCTGCCATCGCCTACAAGGCCCTTCGCCGTCGCTCTGCGCCTCTGCCCGTGAGCGACAGCCCTCCAGTCTGGTCTGCTCAGGCCGCCGTCTCCAACATCCTCTACGAGACCCCGGTCCCTTCTACCGCTCCTCCCAAGCGCCACATCCTCAACTGTCTGGTCCAGAACGAGCCCGGTGTCCTGTCCCGTGTCTCTGGTATCCTGGCTGCCCGTGGCTTCAACATTGACTCTCTTGTCGTGTGCAAcaccgaggtcaaggacctGTCCCGCATGACCATTGTCCTTACTGGCCAGGACGGCGTCGTCGAGCAGGCCCGCCGACAgcttgaggatcttgtccCCGTCTGGGCTGTCCTCGACTACACCAACGCTGCTCTCGTTCAGCGTGAGCTTCTGCTCTGCAAGATCAACATCCTTGGCCCCGAGTACTTCGAGGAGCTCCAGGCCCACCACCGCGAGATCGCTGCTGGTGACCTCGAGGTCGACTACGCCCACGAGGCCATCGAGCGCAGCCTGTCGGATACCGCCAAGGACTTCCACCCCAGCAAGCTGGCCATCAGCCAGGCTCTCCGACACAAGCACGAGCATCTCAAGTCTATCACCTACTTTGCTCACCAGTTCGGTGGCAAGGTTCTCGATATCAGCACTAACAGCTGCATTGTCGAGATGTGCGTCATCCACCCCTTGCTTTCCTTTTTTGATATACTGACATCCTCTGTAGTTCCGCCAAGCAGTCCCGTATCGACTCGTTCCTCAAGCTGATTGCCCCCTTCGGCATTCTCGAGTCTGCCCGCACTGGTCTTATGGCCCTGCCCCGATCACCCCTGACTGAGGCTCCCGAGGAGACCATCGTGAAGGAGGCTGACGAGGTTGTCGATGCCAGCCAGCTCCCCCCTGGCTAAGTCACGATATCATGGATGGTGGCCCGGCCCCATGGCGTCCGGCGAGGAAAGGATTTGGTTTAGTTGATTTAATTCCAATGACTATTTTGTTGTTCGTACGCCAATGCTCCGCCTCCAACCCAGTGTAGAAACAAAAAAGACACCAGACATGTACACATTTTCCGTTTAGAACTTGCCCTTGTTCACGACAAATCCCTCGAGAGCGGCTGGGTATTGTCAGTGTTGGGTCTGATAAATGTTGTGATGAATACTTACAAACAGCGGCCCAGAGACGGTTCTCGGCCTCAGGGAACACCAGAGATCGAGGGCTGTAGAAGACCTCATCAGCGACCTCCTCAGGGTGTCGAGGAAGGCAGTGCATGAACTTCCAGTCCTCCTTGGCACCTCCTCGCTTGGCAAGGTCGTTGGTGATCTGGAAACCAGCAAAGTCCTTGAGTCGCTTCTGGGTATCGGCCTCCTGACCCATAGACACCCAGGTGTCGGTGACCAGCACGTTGGcgtccttgacagcctcctcGGGCACGTTggtctcgaggagcttgccaGGGGAGATGACGCCCTCAGCAGCAGAGTTGATGAGCTGCCTCATGGCATCAGGAATCTCATATCCCTTGGGAGCGGCAACCGAGATGTCGATGCCCATCTTGACACAGCCAATGGCCAGGTCGAAAAGAACATTGTTGGCATCTCCAACCCAGGCGACCTTGAGACCGTTCAGACCAAGGCTAGCTCCCGTGGTGTTGTTAGCCGGGAATGTCTCATGCAGGGTGAGGAAATCGGCAATGGTCTGGAGAGGGTGAAAGTCATCGGACAGGGCGTTGATGACAGGCACGCTCGAGTGCTTGGCAAGAGTAGCGACATCGGAGTGAGGTCCAACTCGAGCCACCATGCACGAGGTCATGGAAGAGATGACAACAGATGTGTCATAGAGGGACTCATTCACCTTATCGAGTATTAGCACTAAACCACGTTGGTGGTCACAATTAAACCACTCACACCAAGTTGAATATCATCCTTGCCCAGAAACATAGGGTGACCACCAAGCATAGTCACAGCAGCTTCAGTAGAAACTCGGGTACGGGTGCTACGCTTGCTGAACATCATAGCAACGGCCTTGCCAGCGAGGCCACCGCTGAGCATGCTATGAGGAGCTCCGCCCTTGACAGCAATCTTTCGGGTGTTGGCATCACGGACCAGGTTGGCAAACTCGGTAGGAGTCAGATCAGCAATGGTCATGAGATGCCTCGGGGTAGTGGCCTGTGAGTAGGCTCGCTTCTGAAGGCCATTGACGACACCTCGAGCGATTCGGAAAGCAGTGGACTTCATGGTGAGAGGATGGGCTTGCGGGGTCAGTGAGAGGTCTATATGATCTCTAGGGGCATGTGACTTACAGATCAGATGTCTAGATATATCAATGAAAAGAATTGAAAGAGTTTATGCGAGATCGAGTAACGAAGTTTTATTGAGCCAACAGCTGGAAGAGTCATGCTGCATGCAGAGAGCGAGCTCCCGGACCGCGGATCGCCTCCCAACCAATGAGGGGCCCCGAGAGCTACCAAGATCCACTTTTATCTTTTACTCAACATACAATCTCTGTAATATTTTATCACAGCTATTCCATAGTCATAGAGCTCTTCCTAGCTTTTTAAACTATACACAGTATCTCAAAGCTATTACAATTCTTATATTCAAAGGCACTTTTTACTTGAGGTCAATGTAAAGAACCATCACCGAGAAGCCGGATTTCCAATGGCGAGGGCCCTGTTGGTCCACTAACCTGCACGCTAATGTGGTGACAAGGGCGCGCTCTCTGCAGTGACAATGAGGTCCCTGTTTGTTGGCGGTGAGACGTTGCAGGGAAGAGTGAGAAACATGAGCTGAGTGGCTGGGAAGTTTCTGAAAAGTGAGTCCATGAACAGAGCACTCTTGGTGTATGTAAAGAATGGAGAGCTCAACAAGTTCACTCATACCATCTCCCGGGTCACGTGCCCGCTGACGTCagaaaccctagaataaccTAAGTGCTAGGTTACTACACACCAGAGATGGCATGGATTCTAAGGCCTAGAATCACTCTTCATCAACTATACCATACCTTTTCATCCAATATTTGCAACACTCACCATATGACGTCCTCACATGAGAGGGTCTTGAGGGAGGGTCACCGAGCTCGGAACAGGCCCCAACCCCGATCTCCAGGGCCAATCGCCATGCGAACTTTCCTCTTTCGGCTTGGTGTGGGGCTTGGTTCCTGGCGCGGGCCATTACAAACCAATCATACCCCGTACCTCCCCACATCCTTATCAATCCATTCCCACCCTGCGACTTCACCATCGATGACGAGTCGCCCGTGCTAACTTGCCTCTATCAACTGTCTTACACCATCACGTTGttgctcatcatcttccatTATCTCTTCTGTGGTGTCTGTGATACTTCATCCTCACATCTATTGGGTTACCTCATAGCCGCGACCACTTCTACAGCTTACGCGCCTTGTGCGCACCTCAACCCACTACATTAGGCGGCCTCACCACCGACAACAGCCCACCATGACCGCCCCCGACGAAACCGAGCCTCTCCTCTCGCCAACGCGGGAGGAGCAGCCCACCGAGAGTTCACCTCTTCTTGGGGATCGCGATGATCGAC includes:
- a CDS encoding Ornithine carbamoyltransferase, mitochondrial, whose amino-acid sequence is MKSTAFRIARGVVNGLQKRAYSQATTPRHLMTIADLTPTEFANLVRDANTRKIAVKGGAPHSMLSGGLAGKAVAMMFSKRSTRTRVSTEAAVTMLGGHPMFLGKDDIQLGVNESLYDTSVVISSMTSCMVARVGPHSDVATLAKHSSVPVINALSDDFHPLQTIADFLTLHETFPANNTTGASLGLNGLKVAWVGDANNVLFDLAIGCVKMGIDISVAAPKGYEIPDAMRQLINSAAEGVISPGKLLETNVPEEAVKDANVLVTDTWVSMGQEADTQKRLKDFAGFQITNDLAKRGGAKEDWKFMHCLPRHPEEVADEVFYSPRSLVFPEAENRLWAAVSALEGFVVNKGKF
- a CDS encoding Acetohydroxy-acid synthase small subunit — its product is MASLRPLAASLCRAVSTRGVASVRHSSSSTSAIAYKALRRRSAPLPVSDSPPVWSAQAAVSNILYETPVPSTAPPKRHILNCLVQNEPGVLSRVSGILAARGFNIDSLVVCNTEVKDLSRMTIVLTGQDGVVEQARRQLEDLVPVWAVLDYTNAALVQRELLLCKINILGPEYFEELQAHHREIAAGDLEVDYAHEAIERSLSDTAKDFHPSKLAISQALRHKHEHLKSITYFAHQFGGKVLDISTNSCIVEISAKQSRIDSFLKLIAPFGILESARTGLMALPRSPLTEAPEETIVKEADEVVDASQLPPG